A stretch of the Uranotaenia lowii strain MFRU-FL chromosome 3, ASM2978415v1, whole genome shotgun sequence genome encodes the following:
- the LOC129753790 gene encoding uncharacterized protein K02A2.6-like — MPPPHDISTLRSYLGAVNYYGKYTPEMRKLRFPMDTLLKTGVKWEWSDACQKSFDRFKQLLQSPLALTHYNPALEIVVSADASSIGIGARIAHQFPDGTTKAICHASRSLTSAETNYSQIEKEGLALIFAVTRFHRMLFGRHFILETDRKPLLVIFGSKKGIPVYTANRLQRWALTLLLYDFTIKYISTDSFGYADILSRLINTHIRPEEEYVIASIEMEKSIDNVIHQTLEVIPLTFKTIQAATEADPLLKQVQNFVHQGWPNKKTELKDPHQQQFFLRRDGLSIVSGCLTYGERLVIPAKHHKRVLQLLHKGHPGVERMRSIARNNVYWPGIDDDITQLVRSCDECASVAKTNPKTNLASWPTPANPWQRVHMDYAGPIDGWYFLILVDAFSKWPEVVPTKRITTEATLAILRGIFARFGMPETLVSDNGRQFVSEQFERFCDQNGIQHLKTPPFHPQSNGLAERFVDTFKRTLKKITVGGEAFAEAINTFLLVYRSTPCRSAPENKTPAALLLGRPMRTSLDLLKPPAPFYYEEKQQEQQFNRRHGAKARSYDRKELVWTKVFEHNNWKWEPGEVIERVGRVIYNVWLTVKQNLVRSHCNQLRKRFKNDEVEHNVQKQNPEIPLAILLESWGLGCAPAYPENVIVEPQIQSVPESNLPTIDELQQVDRPRQRIRRPTHLPTPVAEPSLLRHSSRTRRAPVRYGPYQLY, encoded by the coding sequence ATGCCGCCACCTCACGATATTTCCACCCTCCGTTCATACCTCGGAGCCGTAAATTACTATGGCAAATACACTCCAGAGATGCGCAAGTTACGGTTCCCTATGGACACATTGCTGAAAACGGGGGTCAAGTGGGAATGGAGTGATGCTTGTCAGAAATCGTTCGATAGATTCAAGCAACTTTTACAATCACCACTAGCACTCACCCACTACAACCCAGCTTTAGAGATAGTGGTATCAGCTGATGCGTCATCGATCGGCATTGGAGCACGAATTGCACATCAGTTTCCGGACGGAACAACAAAAGCAATTTGCCATGCTTCCCGGAGCCTCACATCTGCCGAAACAAACTACAGCCAAATCGAGAAAGAAGGCTTGGCTCTCATCTTTGCTGTGACTCGATTCCATCGTATGCTTTTTGGTCGGCACTTCATCCTCGAGACTGACCGCAAACCGCTGTTGGTCATTTTTGGGTCGAAAAAAGGCATTCCAGTCTACACTGCAAATAGACTCCAGCGATGGGCCTTAACTCTTCTTTTATATGATTTCACAATCAAATACATCTCAACGGACAGTTTCGGGTACGCAGATATACTGTCACGGCTAATCAACACCCATATCCGTCCCGAAGAAGAGTATGTCATAGCATCAATCGAAATGGAGAAATCTATCGACAATGTTATTCATCAAACGCTTGAGGTGATCCCGCTTACTTTCAAAACGATCCAAGCAGCAACAGAAGCAGATCCACTCCTTAAGCAGGTGCAAAACTTCGTCCATCAAGGATGGCCGAATAAAAAAACCGAATTGAAAGATCCACATCAGCAGCAGTTCTTTTTGCGTCGTGACGGATTATCTATCGTCTCCGGCTGCCTTACGTATGGTGAGAGATTGGTCATACCAGCGAAACATCACAAGCGAGTACTACAGTTGCTCCATAAAGGTCATCCCGGCGTAGAAAGAATGCGGTCCATCGCCAGAAATAACGTTTACTGGCCTGGGATCGACGACGACATAACGCAGCTCGTTCGTTCTTGCGATGAATGCGCGAGTGTGGCAAAAACTAATCCCAAAACCAATTTGGCATCCTGGCCAACGCCAGCAAATCCTTGGCAAAGGGTGCATATGGATTATGCTGGTCCCATCGACGGTTGGTACTTTCTGATCCTGGTCGACGCCTTCAGCAAGTGGCCCGAAGTTGTTCCCACCAAACGCATCACCACCGAGGCGACATTGGCTATACTGCGTGGCATTTTCGCTAGGTTCGGCATGCCAGAAACTCTTGTTAGTGACAATGGTCGTCAGTTTGTCAGTGAACAATTTGAACGTTTTTGCGACCAAAATGGTATCCAGCACCTGAAAACTCCACCCTTCCATCCGCAGTCAAACGGACTCGCTGAACGTTTTGTGGACACGTTCAAACGAAccctgaaaaaaatcacagtggGGGGAGAAGCCTTTGCTGAAGCAATTAACACCTTTTTGCTCGTCTACCGTTCCACTCCATGTCGAAGTGCACctgaaaacaaaacaccagCTGCATTATTGTTAGGCAGGCCTATGCGAACTTCGCTTGATCTTCTTAAACCACCTGCGCCCTTCTACTACGAAGAAAAGCAACAAGAGCAGCAGTTTAACCGCAGGCATGGTGCCAAAGCTAGGAGCTACGATCGCAAGGAACTTGTTTGGACTAAAGTGTTCGAACACAACAATTGGAAATGGGAACCTGGAGAAGTTATTGAACGTGTTGGCCGTGTCATCTATAACGTATGGCTGACAGTAAAACAAAATCTTGTCAGATCACACTGTAATCAATTGAGGAAACGATTCAAGAACGATGAGGTTGAACACAATGTGCAGAAACAAAATCCTGAAATTCCACTTGCAATCCTGCTAGAATCCTGGGGCCTAGGTTGTGCACCAGCTTATCCGGAAAATGTAATAGTCGAACCCCAAATCCAATCAGTACCGGAATCCAACCTTCCGACTATTGATGAACTCCAGCAAGTCGATAGACCACGTCAACGGATCCGCAGACCAACTCATCTTCCAACACCAGTAGCTGAACCATCCCTACTTCGCCACTCTTCGCGTACCAGAAGAGCTCCTGTGCGATACGGACCGTATCAGCTTTATTGA